From Bombina bombina isolate aBomBom1 chromosome 1, aBomBom1.pri, whole genome shotgun sequence:
gaattcgagcaaaaggaaccacgtccattgctgcaaccattaatcctattacctccatgcactgagctatggaaggctgaggaatagattgaagaacttgacaagcgcttagcagctttaattttctgacctctgtcaggaaaatcttcatttctacagaatttattattgttcccagaaagggaatccttgtggacggggacagggaactcttttctacgttcaccttccacccgtaagacctgagaaaggctaaaacaatgtctgtatgagcccttgctttggaaagggacgacgcttggattagaatgtcgtctaggtaaggtgctacagcaatgcccctcagtcttagaaccgctagaagggaccctagcacctttgtgaaaattctgggagcagtggctaaaccgaatggaagagccacgaactggtaatgtttgtccagaaaggcgaacctcaggaactgatgatgatctttgtggataggaatatgcaggtacgcatcctttaagtccacggtagtcatatattgaccctcctggattgttggtaaaattgtccgaatggtttccattttgaatgatggaactctgaggaatttgtagatccagaattggcctgaaagttccctcttttttgggaactacaaacaggtttgagtaaaaccccagaccttgttccgctgttggaactgggtgtatcactcccatctttaataggtctcctacgcaatgtaagaatgcctgtctctttatctggtctgaagataagcgagacatgtggaaccttccccttggaggaagttccttgaattctagaagatacccctgagagactatttctagtgcccagggatccggaacatctcttgcccaagcctgagcaaagagagaaagtctgccgcctactaaatccggtcccggatcgggggctaccccttcatgctgtcttggtagcagcagcaggcttcttggcctgtttacccttattccagccttgcaatggtttccatgctggtttaggctgtgaagcgttaccctcttgtctagaggctgcagagttaggagtcggtccgttcctgaaattgcaaaaggaacgaaaattagatttgttcttagccttgaaaggcctatcctgtgggagggcatggccctttcccccagtgatgtctgaaataatctctttcaattccggcccgaaaagggtcttacccttgaaaggaatattaagcaattttgttatggacgacacatccgccgaccaagattttagccaaagcactctgcgcgccactattgcaaaacctgaatttttcgccgctaacttagccaattgaaaagcggcatccaaaataaaggaattagccaactttagtgcgtgaattctgtccatgacttcatcatatggagtctccttttggagcgaattttctagttcctcgaaccaaaaagacgctgccgtggtgacaggaataatgcacgaaattggttgaagaaggaaaccttgctgaacaaaaatctttttaagcaatccaattttttatccataggatctttgaaagcgcaactgtcctcaaaaggaatagttgtgcgcttggctaacgttgaaactgccccctcaaccttagggacgtttgccatgcgtcccttctagggtcgacaatggggaacattttcttaaatacaggaggtggaacaaaaggtatacctggcttctcccactccttagtcactatatccgccaccctcttgggtatcggaaaggcatcagcgtgcacagggatctctaagaatttgtccattttgcacaacttctctggaatcaccaaagagtcacaatcatcgagagtagttagcacctccttaagcagggcgcggagatgttctaacttaaatgccacgatatcaggttatgcctgctgagaaacctttcctgaatcagaaatttctccctcagaccgaccctccctcactgccaattcagattgatgtgagggtataacagataaattatcgtcagcgccaacttgctcatcctctgtatttaaaactgagcaatcacgctttctgggaaatgctggcagtttggataaaagatttgctatagaattatccattactgcagttaattgctgcatagtaacaagcattggcgcgctagatgtactaggtatcgcctgcgtgggcaaagctggtgttgacacagaaggagaggatgatgagctatccccactaccttcatttgaagaatcatcttgggcaatcttattaaaatatgacagtactgtccttactttgtttggacgccatggcacaatttgtacatacatttaaagggggaaccaccttggcctccatacacacagaacatatgctatctgaaggtacagacatgttagacagaatttggaaggctattaatgcaataaaaacgtttttaaacaaaaccgttactgtctctttaaataataaaaagagcacactttatttctgaatgtttgaaaaactatgaaggaaatatccgatctttacaaaatttacacccttaatgctttgaaagtattgcacaccaaatttcaagtctctaaacccttaaatgagcaaaccggagctatttgttcaatttaccagtttaaacacactacagtccctgccacagactttgctgcagcttttaccttccttaggggttattcaccacagaaataagccttcccgAGTCCGTTTTTTAGCCACAGGactctctcacatgaagctgcatgcactgcctctggaagtaactgcgcaactgaggcgcaaaaatgaggcctcctccctctgcataccagagtgaaggggccttcctgactagattagatgtctaaacaactgccaggcgaataaaaatgttcccaaaagtgttttcaaatacacaaaacactccaaatgacatataaatatgatataaaccaatcgatttagcccacaatagtgtcaaaccagcatagagcccattttataagccttaattctgttatgagtctaagaaaatggcttaccgatcccataagggaaaactgacagtcttctagcattactatgtcttgttagaaaatagactggtcatacctggagcagaaaagtctgcaaactgttccccccaactgacgttctctggtttcaacagtcctgcgtgggaacagcaatggattttagttactggtgctaaaatcatactcttcttttaacagaactcttcatcactttctgtcgtagagtaaatagtacaaaccggcactattttaaaataacaaactcttgatagaagaaataaaaactacaactaacaccacatactctttaccatccccgtggagatgctacttgttcagagcggcaaagagaatgactggggggcggagccggggctatatggacagctcttgctgtgtgctctctttgccatttcctgtaggggaagagaatatcccacaagtaaggatgaagccgtggaccggacacaccaatgtaggagaaaaatacTTGTGAGGAATGTTGCTGTCCACCAATAAAGCTGTGGGAGTTCAGAGAGTGAGgcaagtatatcgctaactcagcACTTTCTCCaataaggtgacgtttccacctctagaccaatagccatgctaggatgtcagttgacacgcacggctattggtttaagtTAGCGATATACTTaccttacagatagggtgagtttaacagttTTTTAGGAAACTATGACAGAAACTAATGTCTATTTTTAGTcaaggtaaatcctagcatttgttatacgcttgggtttaccatcactttaaagcagggatggggaaccttggcactcctgatgtttcagaactacatcaCCCACGAAGCCTAGGCACTCAAGTCCAGTTGagcatgtagttctgaaacatctggagggccaaggttccccatccctgctttaaaggctcatgatagttgaaaaatgacatgctctaaatgtGAAAGACTatggaccctacactactgtgctAATTGCACATGCTGCCGATTGGATCAGCGGTGGGTTCCGCACAGAACAAGAAGTGGTTCCTGAGCAGCActtctagtgtgtgtatataataccgTTCATGCATGGTTAAATAGTGTTCTTTAACGTGCATGTTAGAGAACACACAAATCTCTAGTTTACTCTAATAAATCTGGCACAAAAATGAGCCAAATAATGCAGAATTCAGGAATTAGTTTTAATAACAAATACCGAAATAATATGCACACCATCTCTATAGATTTTCTGATAATGTATAATCAGAAGTACCATTGAAACCACATGTCCTGAAAAATAGCGTAaacgtgttttttttgtttgtttgttttagaaaCTTCGAGGCCACATAGCTGGCACTGTGTACCCAGTGCTTTAGGCAGCACAGCCCTATCCGACAACTTCCCACTGTTTAACAAAAGGGGgagaccttttttttaaaaaaaaaaaaaaaaaaaaaaaaaacaaacagacaaattAGGCAAAATGCTTATAGTTTACATATTAAAAATGAGATTTAGCCGGAGAGTCAGAGCGCAGTAATGGcggaggggggaggaggaggtgAAACGAGCCCAGTAGCGCCGGACCGAAACGCACGGACACCGTCACCCCGGCCTACACCGGAGCAGTCGGACAGGCCGGACCCAGAGACACAGAAAGCAGTTTTGGGAGAGTTGTTGAAAACGCAGCTGAAAAAGGGGGATGAGTGGTATCTTGTCGACAGCCGGTGGTTCAAGCAGTGGAAGAAGTATGTTGGTTTCGACTCGTGGGATATGTACAATGTGGGGGAGAGCAGTCTCTTCCCAGGGCCTGTTGATAGTTCAGGCCTTTTTGCAGATCCAGACACTCAGGTTTTAAAGGAACACCTTATTGATGAGCTGGACTATGTTCTGGTGCCCACAGAAGCCTGGGACAAGCTGATGAGCTGGTATGGGAGCGTGGAAGGTCAGAATCCCATACTTAGAAAGGTGGTGGAACATGGGCTGTTTGTCAAGCATTGTAAGGTAGAGGTATACCTTATTGAGCTGAAGCTGTGCGAAGACGGCGACCCTGAAAATGTGATAACAAGACActtcagcaaagcagataccataGAAACGATAGAAAAGGAGATGCGCACCCTCTTTAATATTCCTGCGGAGAAGGAGACCAGGTAATGGAACAGATACATGACAAACACATACGAGCAGCTCACCAAAATGGATAACACTGTACAAGATGCTGGACTGTATCAGGGCCAGATGATAGTAATAGAACAAAAGAATGCAGATGGTACATGGCCAAGGCCACTCCAGACGAAAACAAATGCTGCAGCAAGTAGAAATTTTACTGTTGTTGGAAAAGCCTCAGCAAGCAGCTGTTCTTCCTTATcaccctcctcctcctcttctactGTCACAAATGGAGACAGCAACAGTACATACACACTGAACAACAGCTCGTTCACGAGCAAAGGAAGTTACGGGTCATATAATTCATACAATTACAAGGAGCCTCAGACCCTTCCAGGTCTCTGTGGACTCAGCAATCTTGGGAACACTTGCTTCATGAATTCAGCACTGCAGTGTCTTAGTAACACCCCACCACTGACAGAATATTTTCTGATGGATGAATATGAAAAGGAGATTAACAGAGACAATCCACTTGGAATGAAGGGAGAAATTGCGGAAGCCTATGCAGAGTTGATTCAACAGATTTGGTCAGGGTCACACAATTATGTGGCCCCACGGATGTTTAAAACCCAGGTTGGCCGCTTCGCTCCCCAGTTTTCTGGCTACCAACAGCAGGATTCTCAGGAACTGCTTGCTTTTCTCCTGGATGGCCTGCATGAAGATCTAAACAGAGTAAAAAAGAAGCCATACTTGGAGCTTAAAGATGCCAATGGCCGTCCTGACTCGGTAGTGGCCAAAGAAGCATGGAATAATCACTTACTGAGGAATAACTCCATTATCGTAGACATTTTTCACGGCCTCTTCAAGTCTACGCTGGTGTGTCCAGAATGTTTTAAAGTCTCTGTGACCTTTGACCCTTTGTTATCTCACCCTTCCCCTGCCCATGAAAAAAGATCGTACAATGGAGGTGTTTCTGGTTCGGGGTGATCCTCTGTGCAAGCCTATCCAGTACCGGCTGATTGTACCAAAAATGGGAGCCGTATCGGACCTATGTTCAGCGCTGTCCAAACTATCGGGAGTGCCTGCTGAAAACATGGTAGTGACAGATGTCTACAATCATCGTTTTCACAAAATCTTCCGAAATGGATGAAATGCTGAGCCACATCATGGAAAGAGATGATCTGTTTGTATATGAAGTGAAAACTTCCCGGTCCGAAGACTCAGAATGGATCACATTGCCCATCTGTTTCCGAGAGCGGCGATTTCGGCAAGCAACCTCGGCTGGTACAATCCTGTTTGGGCAACCCCTATTGGTCTCTGTACCAAAACgtaatgtcacagctgaaattctGTACAACATTGTGCTGGAGAGAATCCAGCGCTATATAAAGATGCCGCTCCCAGGGGAGTATACGTATTTAGGTGCTGAAGACCAAGTCTGCAATGGGTCAAATGGGATATATGAAGATGAGGAGATGGATCATCAAGAGGAAGAAACCCAGGATGATTCCCCAGAAGAATCCAATGGTCAGTCCGAGGACAGTGTAGAAGATGAGAGCTCCGAAGGtgcagcccctgcaataaaatgccaAAGAAAGCCCAAGATTACCGCAAGAGACTGTTCAGCTTCAGCTTGGTGAACTCCTATGCCACTTCAGATGTGGGCTCTATGCCTGCGGAGGGATCCTTCCTGAAACTCACCTCCTATTCTACAATTGCGATTGATTGAGATTCTGAAACAAAGACATTGTATTATGACGATCAAGAAGCAGAGGCCTTTGAGAAAAATGAATCAATGCTTCAGACACAGAAGAAGAAGATAACAGTAGCCCTGACGGATTGTATACAGCTGTTTACAAAGACAGAAACTCTTGGGGAGCATGATCCTTGGTATTGCCCAAATTGCAGGAAGCATCAACGGGCCACCAAAAAGTTTGATTTGTGGTCTCTTCCTAAAATCTTAGTGGTCCATTTAAAGCGCTTTTCATACAATCGCTACTGGAGAGACAAGCTAGATGCTGTGGTTGAGTTCCCTATAAGGAACCTAAATATGTCGGAGTTCGCCTGTGATCCAACTGCAAGTCCATACGTATACGATCTTGTCGCTGTTTCAAACCACTATGGTGGTATGGGCGGAGGACATTATACAGCGTATGCAaagaaccgagcaaatggaaagTGGTATTATTTTGATGACAGCAGTGTTTCCCCTGCTTCTGAAGATCAAATTGTGACAAAAGCTGCCTACGTTCTATTCTACCAGCGACGAGATAGTGATAGCACTAAAACCTCTTCTACGGATGGCCTAAATATTTCCACAAATGATGACTCTGAGGGCCAAGAAGGGCAGATGGACACAGACTAGTGATCCTGACCTTTTGCCATGCAGTAAACTAGCTGCACTCCACCAGACACTTTAATCCTTTCAAGTGATGCGTGGGATACCTGAATCAAATCTCCGTCTTTAAGCTCCAAGATGTACATACTGCCCTAAAAACTATATCTAGCTCAAACCGCAGAGGAGACCGACTTACTATGGATTATTATTTCTGGAAGCAAAAGGGGGaaaattaatttacaaaatatttaatcCACACACCGTGCTGAACAAACCATTTGCATTTCTGATATTGGGCCccccagagagagagagtggacAAGTCAGAACAAATAGGGaatcctacaaaaaaaataaataaatgaataattggTAATATATATATGGTTTAGTGACCTCTATCTGCTCCCTGTTTGCTCTTGCCATGGGGTATTTAATCCCTGGGTTGAAATGTATTTCCCTGTTTAATTTGAA
This genomic window contains:
- the LOC128645902 gene encoding LOW QUALITY PROTEIN: ubiquitin carboxyl-terminal hydrolase 4-like (The sequence of the model RefSeq protein was modified relative to this genomic sequence to represent the inferred CDS: inserted 3 bases in 2 codons; deleted 1 base in 1 codon; substituted 2 bases at 2 genomic stop codons); translation: MAEGGGGGETSPVAPDRNARTPSPRPTPEQSDRPDPETQKAVLGELLKTQLKKGDEWYLVDSRWFKQWKKYVGFDSWDMYNVGESSLFPGPVDSSGLFADPDTQVLKEHLIDELDYVLVPTEAWDKLMSWYGSVEGQNPILRKVVEHGLFVKHCKVEVYLIELKLCEDGDPENVITRHFSKADTIETIEKEMRTLFNIPAEKETRXWNRYMTNTYEQLTKMDNTVQDAGLYQGQMIVIEQKNADGTWPRPLQTKTNAAASRNFTVVGKASASSCSSLSPSSSSSTVTNGDSNSTYTLNNSSFTSKGSYGSYNSYNYKEPQTLPGLCGLSNLGNTCFMNSALQCLSNTPPLTEYFLMDEYEKEINRDNPLGMKGEIAEAYAELIQQIWSGSHNYVAPRMFKTQVGRFAPQFSGYQQQDSQELLAFLLDGLHEDLNRVKKKPYLELKDANGRPDSVVAKEAWNNHLLRNNSIIVDIFHGLFKSTLVCPECFKVSVTFDPXCYLTLPLPMKKDRTMEVFLVRGDPLCKPIQYRLIVPKMGAVSDLCSALSKLSGVPAENMVVTDVYNHRFHKIFEMDEMLSHIMERDDLFVYEVKTSRSEDSEWITLPICFRERRFRQATSAGTILFGQPLLVSVPKRNVTAEILYNIVLERIQRYIKMPLPGEYTYLGAEDQVCNGSNGIYEDEEMDHQEEETQDDSPEESNGQSEDSVEDESSEGAAPAIKCXKKAQDYRKRLFSFSLVNSYATSDVGSMPAEGSFLKLTSYSTIAIDXDSETKTLYYDDQEAEAFEKNESMLQTQKKKITVALTDCIQLFTKTETLGEHDPWYCPNCRKHQRATKKFDLWSLPKILVVHLKRFSYNRYWRDKLDAVVEFPIRNLNMSEFACDPTASPYVYDLVAVSNHYGGMGGGHYTAYAKNRANGKWYYFDDSSVSPASEDQIVTKAAYVLFYQRRDSDSTKTSSTDGLNISTNDDSEGQEGQMDTD